The genomic DNA GGCCGACCCGAGCTCTTCACTCAGCACCGAGGCCGCCTCGGACCAGAGGTCGAGCACGGGCACGCGGGCATCGCGCACCTCCGAGGCCGGGAGCCCCAGCACGGACCCGGCCGCCCCGGGCCGGAGCCGGATGCCGGTGACGGGCTCCCCGTCGCCGGTGGGGGCGAACATCACCGGTCCGGTATCGGCGCCGACGACGACGAGACGACCGTCGCGCCAGATCAGGTCGACGCACGCGTCGGGGATGACCCGCTGCTCCGACGCGCGCCCCCGGTGCTCCCACAGACAGGCGACCACCGGGTGCAGCACCCTCGGCGGGGCGATCTCGCGATAGCCGGTCATGGCGTCGAGTCTGACCCATCGCGCCGCGCCTTGACGACGTGGTTACGCTCACCGCGTGACGGTTCCGCTGAAGGATCTCGACCATTTCGAAGCTGCGAGGTACCACCTGGGTGCCGTCGCCTACCGGTTGCTGGGCTCGCCCGTTGACGCCGAGGACGCCGTCCAGGAGACCTACCTGCGCTGGGCCGCCGCGAACAGGGACGACATCGAGGTTCCCAGAGCCTGGCTGACCCGGGTGCTCACCCACCATTGCCTCGACCAGCTCACCTCCGCTCGGGCCCGGCGCGAGGAGTACGTCGGCCAGTGGCTGCCCGAGCCTCTGCTGGACGGGGACCCGCTGCTGGGCCCCGCCGAGACCGTGGAGCAGCGCGACTCCGTCTCGCTCGCGATGCTCGGACTGCTCGAGGACCTGGCACCGCAGGAGCGGGCCGTCTTCGTGCTCAAGGAGGCGTTCGGCTACCCGCATGCCGAGATCGCGGAGACCCTCGGGACCACCGTGGCCGGCAGTCAGCAGGCCTTCGCGCGCGCGAGACGCCGACTGCGGGAGGGCGAGCCCCGCGCCGAGGCCACCCCCGAGTCCTCGCGGGAGGTCGTCGAGGCGTTCCTGAACGCCGCCGCGGGCGGCGACCTCGAGCAGCTCGTCGGGATGCTCAGCGAGAACGCGGTGAGCATCGCCGACGGCGGCGGGAAGGTGCCGGCGGCCCGCAGGCCGATCATCGGCGCCGAGAAGATCGCGACCCTCCTGCGTGGTGCCTTCCGGCCCACACCCGCCAAGCGCAACTTCCTCGGGGGCCCGCTCGAGCTCTACGCCGACCTCGTCAACGGATCCCCGGCCCTGCTCGCCAGTTCCGGCGGCCGCCTGGTCGGGGTGATCGTCCTGGAGAGGGCCGACGGCCGGATCCGCGACATCCGCATCCAGGCCAACCCCGGCAAGCTCGTGCGCCTGGAACAGCGCTGGCGCGCCTCGAACCCTGGGGAGCCGCTCTCCAGTGCCTGGTGAGGGGCCAGTACCTGGGATCACGTCAGGTTCTGGCGGGCTGCGTCGTCAGACAGGTACACCCTCGGACACAGGAGGTCCATCATGACGCACCGCATCCTCATCCTCGGCGCCGGCTACTCCGGTGCTCTCACCGCCGGCATGCTCGCCCGCCGGCTCCGCGCCGCGGACGCGCGGATCACCCTCGTCAATGCCGCCTCGCACTTCGTCGAGCGGGTGCGCCTGCACCAACTCGCCGTGGGCCAGTCGGTGCCCGAGCGCTCGCTGCGGGAGATGTTCGCGAAGACCGCCGTGGACGTGGTCATCGATCGTGTGACCTCCCTCGACGTCGATTCCCAGCAGGTGACCCTCGCCGGGGGCGACGTGCTCGGGTACGACTCCCTGGTGGTGGGGCTCGGCAGCAGCCAGTCGCCGCCGGCCGCCGAGATCTCCGGCGGCACGGTCCGCACCGTCGCCGACCGCGAGGAGGCCCTGCGCCTGCGGGACGAGCTGCGCGGGCTCGGCCCCGGGAGATCCGTCGTCGTCGTCGGCGGTGGCCTGACCGGGCTCGAGACCGCCACCGAGATCGCGGAATCCCGGCCCGACCTCGACGTGTCCCTCCTGGACGGAGGACGGGTCGGCGCCGATCTCTCCCCGCGCGGGGCTCGGCACGTGCGACGTGCGCTCGAACGTCTCGGGATCACCGTCCAGGAGCAGGTGCGGGCGCAGCAGGTCACGCCTGGATCCGTGCTCACCGATACCGGAGCTGGCCTCCCCGCGGACCTCGTGATCTGGACGACCGGCTACGTGACCAACCCGCTCGCTCAGGCGAGCGCGCTGGAGACCCACGAGGACGGACGCATCGTCGTCGACCGTGCCATGCGCTCGGTGTCCCATCCGGGCGTCTACGCGGTCGGGGACGCTGCCCGGGCGATCGGTCACGGGGACAAGCCGCTGCGGATGTCCTGTGCCTCCGGCACGGCGATGGGATGGCAGGCGGCCGAGGCCGTGCTGGCGGATCTGCGGGGGAAGCCCGCGCCGAAGTTCCCGCTCGCCTATGTCACCCGGTGCATCAGTCTGGGCCGGCGCGACGGGCTGATCCAGGTGGTCCGTCCCGACGACACTCCGCTGGACGTGGTGCTCACGGGTCGCCTCGGCGCCTGGGACAAAGAGATGGTCTGCCGAGGTGCCGCGTGGGGCGCCGCGAACCCGACGCTCGGCCTCCCGGTGCCCGCCCGCGCCCTGGCGATCGCGGCATGAGGCCCTGTCGGCGCCGCGGATTGTATATCCCTTGACTGGAATATACCGTCTGCGGTAGACAGGGGTCGTGCCCACCGCCTACACCGCGCTCTCGCTGCCCCCCCTGCGACGTGATCTCCTCGATGCTCTCCGCCCGGGACCCTCGACCGTGGGGGACCTGGCGGAGGCGACCGACTTGCCCCAGGCCGTCGTCTCCAAGCAGCTACGGGTGCTGCGGGAGGTCGGATTCGTGCAGGTCAGCGCGGAGGCCCAGCGTCGCTGGTACTCACTGCGTCCCGAGGCGTTCGCCGAGGTCGCGGACTGGCTGGAGCCGTATCGCTGGTTGTGGGAGGACCGGCTCGACCGACTCGGCGACCGGCTCGAGACGATGCAGGACGAGGAGCAGACATGACCACCCCTGATCCCACGCTCACCCAGGACGGCGGACGTGGTGCCGTCGTCGTCGAACGCCACTTCCCCCACCCCGTCGAGCGCGTGTGGCAGGCCGTCACACAGCCCGAGCATCTCGCCCACTGGTTCCCGGGATCCCCGGAGTTCGAGCTCCACGCGGGAGGCTCGGTGCGCTTCCCCGACTTCGCCGGCAGGCCCGCGGAATCCGGCACCGTCCTCGAGTGCGAGATCCCGCATCGGCTCCGCTTCAGCTGGGACACCGACGAACTGCTGCTCGAGCTGTCCGGGGACGCCGACGGGACGCGCCTCGTGCTCACACACGCCTTCGACGACATTGCCGGGGCGGCGAGCTTCGCCACGGGATGGGAAGCCTGCCTCGTCGGCCTCACCGCGGTGATCGCACAGGAGGACGTCCCCGATCCCGGCCCCCGCCGGGAGCGGCACGAGGAGCTGGCCCGCCGCTTCCGACTCGGCCGGCCTACGGTGACCACCGCTGCCGAGGGCTGGTCCGCCCGTTTCGAGCGTCAGCTCGTCTGCTCTGCGGGGACCGCGTGGGAGCTGTTCCTGGGCGGCGCGGCGGAGCCCGACATCGTCCACCCCGTGCCGGCCATCGGTGAACAGCTCCGCGCCCCGCAGGCGCCCGAGGTCGTGCTCGGCACCGTCACCGAGGTGCAGGCGCCGACGCTGCTCGCCTTCGACACCGGCCCCGGAGAACCCGGCGACCACGTGCGCCTGGAGCTGGTCGAGGGGACCGGGCACGGCGCCCGTCTTCTGCTGACGGTGCGCGGGGCCGACCCGGCCCAGAAGGAGGCCGCACTGGAGCAGTGGGGACTCGGCGCCGTGGACGCCATCGCCGAGGCAGCGCTCGAGGCGAGCGTAGGGGCGTAGGTCGCCCTGCCCCGCCATGTGCCGATGGCGAGATTGGTCAAAGCCAGGGTGACCGGGCCGCTGGCCGGAGACGAGAAGAACGCCGCGAACAGTGGCTGTGGCACCTGCGTGAGCCCTCGCGCTGCTCAGAACGGTGGGGGTTGGTCGTAGTTGTGCCGGGGTGGTGGGGCGTCGTCGCGGGGGTGCTGGCTAGGGCGGTTGCGGTGGGTGAATCGTTGGTGTTCGCGGTGGCGTTGTTCGAGGACGCGGTCGCGTTTCGGGCGGGCTGCTTCGGTCTCGCGGAGGCGGAGGGCGTCGTCGTGGGCGTGTTGGTGGGTGCTCCAGGCCGCGTCGAGGGCTTGGGCGAGGTGCGGGGTCAGCAGGTCGACGTTCTCTCGGGTGGTGGCGTGGATGTCACCATCGATGCTCCACCAGGTCACGGTCGGTTCGACCACCGCCGGGGTAGCGGTGCCGGTCGGTGGGGGCGGGGTTCCGGTAGCGGGGTCGGGGTTGTTCTCCGACGAGCCGGCCGCGGCCTCGGCCGTGGTCTCTGCCCCGGGGGTGGCTTCGGTGTCGGGGCGTTGGGGGTCGATGTGGCCGGCGGTTTTGATTTTGTGGTGTAGCCAGCACAGTCGGTGCAGGTTCGCCAGGTCGGTCGGGCCGCCGGTGGTGGGGTCGTGGTGGTTGAACTCTTCGATGTGGTCGTCCTCTGCGGCCAGGACGGTGGGGCGGGTGCAGCCGGGTGCGGCACAGACGGGGTGGCGCAGGCGGAGTTGGAGCCGCATCTGCGCGGAGGGGGTGTAGGTGCCGGCGGTCACGGGGAGGTAGGCACCGGTGGTGGGGTCGGTCAGGATCCGCTGCCACGTCACCTCCCCGGCCGCGAGGGCTCTGGCTTGGTCGGCGGGGATCGGGGTGAGGCCGTCGATCAGGCCGGGTGCGTTTTCGAGTCCGAGGAGGGTCATGGCCGGGACGGTCACCAGCATCCGGTACGCCTTGGTGGTGTCGGGGACGGGGTCGGTGTCCAGGAGGGTGTGGGTGAGGATCGCGTAGTGCAGGGCTTTCAGCGACAGGGGGCGGCCGTGGTCGCGGACGGTCTGATCGAGGTCGAAGGGGATCTCGGCGTGATCGTCGTCCTGGAGGGCGGCGCGTTGGGCTTTCTGCACGGTGCGGGCGGAGATATCCAGGCGGTGGGCGAGGGTTTTGATCTCGGGGATGGGCCCGGTGACTGAGAGGGTGGCCAGCCCGCAGGTGGGGTCGGCGATCTCTAGATCCACTCGTCGCTGCGTCCGCGGTGGGGAGGGCAGGGTCCTGGCGGTGATGCGGACGATCAGGGTTTTGAGGTGGGTTTCGAATTTGTGGCGGGAGATCGAGGCGAGGTCCCATCCGGCGACGTGCTCATCGATAGCCCGGACCTGTTGATCGGTCAGGGAGCGGATGTGGCGCAGGAGGTAGTGGTGGAATCCTTCGGGCATCACCCCGGTCGTGAGGGCCTGGAACGTGGCCGGGAGGAGGTCGACGGACCGGTGGGCATCGCGCAGGAGGCGTTCGGCCTGGTTCGTCGTCACCCGCAGTCCGGTGGCGATCTTCATCGCGGAGATGTCGGCCTCGTCGATCAACCCGTCGGTCGCGGGGTCGTGGGTGAAAAACGCGACCAACAGTTCCTGCTGGCGAGCGTAGAGCAGACCTCGTTCACGCATCGTCTCGTGCAACGCGAGGACCCGCTCGGCCTGGTCACTACCAGGGGCGGTGTCGGCTTTGGCGAGGATCCGCTGCGCAGGGCCTGTCAATTTGTTTGTGTAAGCGGGGTGGTCACAGGTAGGGGTTGATTCGGTCGGGGTAGGCCGCGGCGAGTTGGGCGAGGGCTTGATTCCAGTTCGTGACGATCTGGCCCTCGACGAGTCGGCCCTGGGCTTTGCGCTGGCCGGCGGGCTTGCCGTGGTCCCGAGCGCGTTCGGCAGCGCGTTTGTCTTCGATGTTGCAGATCGCTAGCCAGAGCAGCTTCACCGCCGCGTCCGTGGAGGGGAAGTGGCCGCGGTTCTTGGTCACCTTCCGTAGTTGGAAGTTCAGCGACTCGATGCTGTTGGTCGTGTAGATGACCTTGCGGAGCATCGGCGGGAACTGCAGGAACGGAATGAACCGCTCCCACGAGTTTGCCCAGGTCGCAGCGGTTGAGGGGTACTTCTGTCCGAGGTCGGAGGCTTCGAACTCGGCCAGCGCCTGCCGGGCGACGTCCTCGCTGGGCGCGGTGTAGATCGGCTTGAGCGCAGCGGCGACTTTCTTGCGGTCCTGGTAGGCGACGAACCGCATCGAGGCTCGGATCAGGTGGACCACGCAGGTTTGGACCATCGAGTCCGGCCAGGTCGCCTCGATCGCCTCGGGGAGGCCTTTCAGCCCGTCGCAGCACACGATCAGCACGTCCCTCACGCCCCGGTTGGCGAGGTCCGCGCAGACGTGGGCCCAGAACGCCGATCCCTCGGTGTCCTGGACCCAGATCCCCAGCACGTGCTTGATCCCCTCGAGATCCACTCC from Brachybacterium sacelli includes the following:
- a CDS encoding SRPBCC family protein, translating into MTTPDPTLTQDGGRGAVVVERHFPHPVERVWQAVTQPEHLAHWFPGSPEFELHAGGSVRFPDFAGRPAESGTVLECEIPHRLRFSWDTDELLLELSGDADGTRLVLTHAFDDIAGAASFATGWEACLVGLTAVIAQEDVPDPGPRRERHEELARRFRLGRPTVTTAAEGWSARFERQLVCSAGTAWELFLGGAAEPDIVHPVPAIGEQLRAPQAPEVVLGTVTEVQAPTLLAFDTGPGEPGDHVRLELVEGTGHGARLLLTVRGADPAQKEAALEQWGLGAVDAIAEAALEASVGA
- a CDS encoding ArsR/SmtB family transcription factor, which produces MPTAYTALSLPPLRRDLLDALRPGPSTVGDLAEATDLPQAVVSKQLRVLREVGFVQVSAEAQRRWYSLRPEAFAEVADWLEPYRWLWEDRLDRLGDRLETMQDEEQT
- the sigJ gene encoding RNA polymerase sigma factor SigJ, whose product is MTVPLKDLDHFEAARYHLGAVAYRLLGSPVDAEDAVQETYLRWAAANRDDIEVPRAWLTRVLTHHCLDQLTSARARREEYVGQWLPEPLLDGDPLLGPAETVEQRDSVSLAMLGLLEDLAPQERAVFVLKEAFGYPHAEIAETLGTTVAGSQQAFARARRRLREGEPRAEATPESSREVVEAFLNAAAGGDLEQLVGMLSENAVSIADGGGKVPAARRPIIGAEKIATLLRGAFRPTPAKRNFLGGPLELYADLVNGSPALLASSGGRLVGVIVLERADGRIRDIRIQANPGKLVRLEQRWRASNPGEPLSSAW
- a CDS encoding IS256 family transposase, which codes for MTDEKQQPSDEPSGQDLVEQLKASGQLDALFEQIDDGNVELTGDGGFVPALVKAALERGLQAELTSHLGYEKGSARASEHANSRNGKTPKTVASEVGPIELDIPRDRGGSFIPRLVPTGQRRLGGLDDMIISLYAGGMTIRDIQHHLASTIGTDLSHETISNITDAVSEEVLAWQSRPLEEFYPVIYLDAIRIKIRENNQVINRAAYIAVGVDLEGIKHVLGIWVQDTEGSAFWAHVCADLANRGVRDVLIVCCDGLKGLPEAIEATWPDSMVQTCVVHLIRASMRFVAYQDRKKVAAALKPIYTAPSEDVARQALAEFEASDLGQKYPSTAATWANSWERFIPFLQFPPMLRKVIYTTNSIESLNFQLRKVTKNRGHFPSTDAAVKLLWLAICNIEDKRAAERARDHGKPAGQRKAQGRLVEGQIVTNWNQALAQLAAAYPDRINPYL
- a CDS encoding NAD(P)/FAD-dependent oxidoreductase, giving the protein MTHRILILGAGYSGALTAGMLARRLRAADARITLVNAASHFVERVRLHQLAVGQSVPERSLREMFAKTAVDVVIDRVTSLDVDSQQVTLAGGDVLGYDSLVVGLGSSQSPPAAEISGGTVRTVADREEALRLRDELRGLGPGRSVVVVGGGLTGLETATEIAESRPDLDVSLLDGGRVGADLSPRGARHVRRALERLGITVQEQVRAQQVTPGSVLTDTGAGLPADLVIWTTGYVTNPLAQASALETHEDGRIVVDRAMRSVSHPGVYAVGDAARAIGHGDKPLRMSCASGTAMGWQAAEAVLADLRGKPAPKFPLAYVTRCISLGRRDGLIQVVRPDDTPLDVVLTGRLGAWDKEMVCRGAAWGAANPTLGLPVPARALAIAA
- a CDS encoding HNH endonuclease signature motif containing protein; its protein translation is MTGPAQRILAKADTAPGSDQAERVLALHETMRERGLLYARQQELLVAFFTHDPATDGLIDEADISAMKIATGLRVTTNQAERLLRDAHRSVDLLPATFQALTTGVMPEGFHHYLLRHIRSLTDQQVRAIDEHVAGWDLASISRHKFETHLKTLIVRITARTLPSPPRTQRRVDLEIADPTCGLATLSVTGPIPEIKTLAHRLDISARTVQKAQRAALQDDDHAEIPFDLDQTVRDHGRPLSLKALHYAILTHTLLDTDPVPDTTKAYRMLVTVPAMTLLGLENAPGLIDGLTPIPADQARALAAGEVTWQRILTDPTTGAYLPVTAGTYTPSAQMRLQLRLRHPVCAAPGCTRPTVLAAEDDHIEEFNHHDPTTGGPTDLANLHRLCWLHHKIKTAGHIDPQRPDTEATPGAETTAEAAAGSSENNPDPATGTPPPPTGTATPAVVEPTVTWWSIDGDIHATTRENVDLLTPHLAQALDAAWSTHQHAHDDALRLRETEAARPKRDRVLEQRHREHQRFTHRNRPSQHPRDDAPPPRHNYDQPPPF